The Pseudoxanthobacter soli DSM 19599 sequence ATTTCATCGGTCTTGATAGTCAATGGGATAGCGGCGATTGGCAAAGTGCCGAGCTTCGACAGACGCCGCGTTGGCGACAGCCGCCACTTGCCGATTCGATCCAGGAGAAACCCTGCTCCGTTCGTGAGGGGGGGTACAGTGGCGCCGTACGGCGCCCAAGCACCGTAGCGAACTCGGGCGGACGCCGAAGAAGTAGGCAGACCCACTCGTCTTCAGTCGCACTTGCCATCACATAAAAGGCGCGACAACCTTCCAAAAACAGGGGGGGGGGATATCACGATGAAGTTGGTTTCGCTCACACTCGAAAACTTTCGGGCCTATCAGACACCGACAACCATCCACCTTTCGGATCTGACCACGATCATCGGCCGAAACGATATCGGCAAGTCTTGCCTGCTAGAGGCATTAGAGATTTTTTTCAATGGCGATGTAGTACGGATCGACCAGGCTGATGCCAACGTCTTTAGTAGCTCACAAAGCGTCAGAATCACCGCCGAATTTTCTGATCTTCCCGATGAAATTACGCTGGATGCAGGGGCGCCCACAACTCTTAGCGACGAACATCTTCTGACCACAACTGGTACTTTGAAGATCGAGAAAGTCTACGACTGCTCGAAGAAGACGCCTACATGTGAGGCATTCATCGTTGCGATGCACCCGAACACCCCAGGCCTGCATAACCTCCTGGAACTTAAGGAGAAGGATCTGCAGACACTAGTGAAGGCACAGGCGCTGGACTGCCCGCTAAAGGGCAATCCGGGCATGCGCCGGGCTCTATGGGACGCCTGCCCCCACCTTGGTTTGGAGGAAACTCGCATCCCGGTATCGAAGCCCAAAGAGGATAGCAAGCGCATCTGGGAGCAGCTGGAACTCCATCTTCCGGTGTTCGCTCTCTTTCAGAGCGATCGCCAGAGTCGCGATTCGGATGGCGAGGTGCAGAACCCAATGAAGGGTGCTCTCGCGGCCGCGATCTCCGAGGCTCAGGAGGCGATCGACGCTATTCAGAAATTGGTCCAAGCGAAGACAGAGGAGATCGCAAAGCTCACCCACGACGCTCTCAAAAGCATCGATCCCAAACTTGCGAGTTCACTTTCGCCGAAATTCGTCCCCCCCACCGCAGCCAAGTGGATGGGCCTGTTCTCGCTGGGGATGGATACTGACGCCAGCATCCCGCTGAACAAGCGCGGCAGTGGCGTGCGACGACTCATCTTAGTCAGTTTTTTCAAGGCGGAGGCCGAGCGCAAACTGTCAAGTTCCGCAAAGCGAAATCTGATCTATGCGATTGAAGAGCCCGAGACGTCGCAGCACCCAGCGAACCAGAGAATTCTCATCGACGCATTCAAGCAGATAGCAGCGACGCCTCACTGCCAGGTGATCCTCACTACCCACAGTCCGGGATTGGCAGCCGACCTTCCGATCGAGAGCATCCGGTTCGTATCCAGCGAAGGCCCGCCCGCGACGCCGTCTGTCAAGGCAGGGGTGAATGTGTT is a genomic window containing:
- a CDS encoding AAA family ATPase → MKLVSLTLENFRAYQTPTTIHLSDLTTIIGRNDIGKSCLLEALEIFFNGDVVRIDQADANVFSSSQSVRITAEFSDLPDEITLDAGAPTTLSDEHLLTTTGTLKIEKVYDCSKKTPTCEAFIVAMHPNTPGLHNLLELKEKDLQTLVKAQALDCPLKGNPGMRRALWDACPHLGLEETRIPVSKPKEDSKRIWEQLELHLPVFALFQSDRQSRDSDGEVQNPMKGALAAAISEAQEAIDAIQKLVQAKTEEIAKLTHDALKSIDPKLASSLSPKFVPPTAAKWMGLFSLGMDTDASIPLNKRGSGVRRLILVSFFKAEAERKLSSSAKRNLIYAIEEPETSQHPANQRILIDAFKQIAATPHCQVILTTHSPGLAADLPIESIRFVSSEGPPATPSVKAGVNVFEEVANALGLIPDSRVRVLIFVEGPTDVIALRYLSAALHAEDETIPNLMTDERFAFIPAGGSTLKHWVTEHYLRNMRRPEVHIYDSDVAKYAASVNEVNERTDGLRSCAFQTQKHEIECYLHSDAIKAAFGVDVVCVDHPADDLPSVPEAFASAFSAKQKFDGTMGADKAKKHLSSAFRHMTAAQIHERDPTGEVVGWFRKMSALV